One genomic segment of Pedobacter endophyticus includes these proteins:
- the hemE gene encoding uroporphyrinogen decarboxylase encodes MKNNLFLDAAFSKQTERPPVWMMRQAGRFMPQYWEIKNKYSFLEMCKTPEIAADVTMLPVDLLGIDAAILFCDILVTGEAMGGDLSFTQGVGPKFANPVRTLQDVENLNVDCLGELQYVADAIKVIQQRLDNNIPLIGFAGAPFTVMSYLVEGGSSKDFKLTKLMLHNQPELAHQLLAKIAKVTADYLNLQIEAGVNAVQIFDSWAQALSWSDYQEFSHRYIQEIISNLNRKDIPVISFCKGSSVFAPIMAEAKPDVISVDWNADLLNIKNALPKGIAVQGNLDPHILYADKRVIKAQIHKLFERMRGTEGFIFNLGHGIMPDIPFDNVKYAIEVVKEFRY; translated from the coding sequence ATGAAGAATAATTTATTTTTAGACGCTGCATTTTCAAAACAAACAGAACGCCCGCCAGTGTGGATGATGCGTCAGGCTGGTCGTTTTATGCCACAATATTGGGAAATAAAAAACAAATACTCTTTTTTAGAGATGTGCAAAACGCCTGAAATTGCTGCCGACGTAACCATGTTACCTGTTGATTTGTTGGGAATTGATGCCGCGATTTTATTCTGCGATATTTTGGTAACTGGCGAAGCCATGGGTGGCGATTTGAGTTTTACTCAAGGCGTTGGTCCTAAGTTTGCCAACCCGGTGCGTACGCTGCAAGATGTTGAAAATCTAAATGTAGATTGTTTAGGTGAATTGCAATATGTTGCCGACGCTATTAAAGTGATACAACAACGATTAGATAATAATATTCCTTTAATTGGCTTCGCTGGTGCACCCTTTACCGTAATGAGCTATTTGGTTGAGGGCGGCTCTTCAAAAGATTTCAAACTGACCAAATTGATGTTGCATAACCAGCCGGAATTGGCACATCAGCTTTTGGCGAAAATTGCGAAAGTAACTGCCGATTATTTAAATCTGCAAATTGAAGCGGGCGTTAATGCCGTTCAAATCTTCGATAGTTGGGCACAGGCCCTATCGTGGAGCGATTATCAGGAGTTTTCGCACCGTTATATTCAGGAAATTATTTCAAATCTGAACAGAAAAGATATTCCGGTGATATCTTTCTGCAAGGGAAGCTCGGTTTTTGCACCGATTATGGCCGAGGCCAAGCCTGATGTAATCTCGGTAGACTGGAATGCTGATCTGTTGAACATTAAAAACGCTTTGCCCAAAGGAATTGCTGTTCAGGGAAATCTGGATCCACATATTTTATATGCTGATAAACGGGTAATCAAGGCACAGATTCATAAATTATTTGAACGCATGCGTGGAACCGAGGGTTTTATCTTTAACCTTGGGCATGGCATTATGCCCGATATTCCTTTCGATAACGTAAAATATGCGATTGAGGTGGTAAAGGAGTTTAGGTATTAA
- the hemC gene encoding hydroxymethylbilane synthase, whose product MKKLTIGTRGSELALWQANHIKNELAGIGLEAEIKIIKTQGDKILNLRLDKLEGKGFFTKELEEELLGGTIDLAVHCLKDLPTAHPAGLTIAAIPAREEATEYLLILKDCVDFSQKLSLKKGAMVGTSSNRRKAQLLGLRADLEIEDLRGNVPTRIQKLRDEDFDAIMLAKAGIKRLGLDVSEFHVEELEPTEFVPAPAQGALAIQIRENDTELFAALQQLHDPLTAEEVGVERKVLGLFEGGCHMPLGCYCKKEDGEFEVWTSKAETADDFPERLFLRAETTEGLAEKIVAKFDKERKKPAKVFISREIGEHSYFRRALESNNIEVEGRSLIRTFPIVTVLDQFILKNIDWIFFSSRNSVAYFFQLNPSLPKKTQFGVVGRGSEDALRKFGHLANFVGASGDIIEVAEDFAQLVSGKNVLFPRAQDSLQTIQKSLPADAKIIDLPIYETVTEENIDQSYADVLIFTSPSNVDAYFADNLLEPGQQVIAIGNSTGKKFDEMGVKYTLPYSPDEIGLSEAVFGIEIR is encoded by the coding sequence GTGAAAAAGTTAACCATTGGAACACGCGGTAGCGAACTGGCTTTATGGCAGGCAAATCATATCAAAAATGAACTTGCAGGCATTGGCCTCGAAGCAGAAATTAAGATTATTAAAACGCAGGGCGATAAGATCCTGAATTTAAGATTAGATAAGCTCGAAGGGAAAGGGTTTTTTACCAAAGAACTCGAAGAAGAACTTCTGGGCGGAACGATTGATTTAGCCGTTCATTGTCTTAAGGATTTACCAACCGCCCATCCTGCTGGCTTAACCATTGCAGCCATACCCGCTCGAGAAGAAGCAACAGAATATCTTTTGATTTTAAAAGATTGTGTAGACTTTTCGCAAAAGCTATCGTTAAAAAAGGGAGCAATGGTAGGCACTTCATCAAACAGGAGAAAAGCGCAGCTGTTGGGCTTACGTGCCGATCTTGAAATTGAAGATCTTCGTGGAAACGTTCCAACACGCATTCAAAAGCTTAGAGATGAAGATTTCGACGCCATTATGTTGGCTAAAGCCGGAATAAAACGCCTGGGCTTAGATGTGAGCGAATTTCATGTTGAAGAATTAGAACCAACCGAGTTTGTTCCTGCGCCCGCACAAGGTGCTCTCGCCATACAGATCAGGGAAAATGATACCGAACTATTTGCAGCACTCCAACAGTTGCACGATCCTTTGACAGCGGAAGAAGTAGGTGTTGAGCGTAAGGTGCTCGGTCTTTTCGAAGGCGGTTGCCACATGCCTTTGGGCTGTTATTGCAAAAAAGAAGATGGCGAATTTGAGGTTTGGACTTCAAAAGCCGAAACTGCAGACGATTTTCCTGAACGTTTATTTTTACGTGCCGAAACTACCGAAGGCTTAGCCGAAAAAATAGTTGCCAAGTTTGATAAGGAAAGAAAAAAGCCTGCAAAGGTTTTTATCTCCCGGGAAATTGGCGAACACAGTTATTTTCGTAGAGCGTTAGAAAGCAATAATATCGAAGTAGAAGGACGTTCGTTAATTCGCACTTTTCCGATTGTGACGGTTTTAGATCAGTTTATCTTAAAAAATATCGACTGGATTTTCTTCAGTAGCCGTAACAGCGTAGCGTATTTTTTCCAACTCAACCCATCGCTGCCTAAAAAGACCCAGTTTGGCGTTGTAGGCAGGGGTTCAGAAGATGCATTACGCAAATTTGGTCACCTTGCTAATTTTGTTGGCGCAAGTGGCGATATTATTGAAGTTGCTGAAGACTTTGCACAATTGGTTTCAGGCAAAAACGTATTGTTCCCACGGGCGCAGGATTCTTTGCAAACCATTCAAAAATCGTTACCGGCAGATGCAAAAATTATCGACCTGCCGATTTACGAAACTGTAACCGAAGAAAATATCGATCAAAGCTATGCCGATGTGCTAATTTTTACCAGCCCATCCAATGTAGATGCTTACTTCGCCGATAATTTGTTAGAGCCGGGCCAGCAGGTAATTGCCATCGGCAACTCCACAGGCAAGAAATTTGATGAAATGGGCGTAAAATATACGCTTCCTTATTCGCCGGATGAAATTGGCTTGTCGGAAGCTGTTTTTGGAATAGAGATAAGGTAG
- a CDS encoding type II toxin-antitoxin system RelE/ParE family toxin, giving the protein MFTLKPTNQFKKDAKRAIRRASKNFDLIEGFLEELKVKGAIGLEKRYLAHRLAGNYRGNWEAHIKPDLLIIWFEVTEDNEIILLRLGTHSDLF; this is encoded by the coding sequence ATGTTTACTTTAAAACCTACTAATCAATTCAAGAAAGATGCGAAAAGAGCAATCAGAAGAGCATCTAAAAATTTCGACTTGATCGAGGGTTTCTTGGAAGAGCTGAAAGTTAAGGGTGCAATTGGTCTTGAAAAGCGATATCTTGCTCACAGACTCGCTGGGAATTACAGGGGTAATTGGGAAGCTCATATTAAACCTGATTTGTTGATTATTTGGTTTGAAGTCACAGAAGACAATGAGATTATTCTGTTAAGATTGGGAACTCATTCTGATTTGTTTTAA
- the hemL gene encoding glutamate-1-semialdehyde 2,1-aminomutase: MLDSLKKMFSGNEAEIPVNTGSKPDISRVKSAELYEKSKTYFPGGVNSPVRAFKSVYGTPLFIQKGDGCYIWDADGNQFIDFCGSWGPLILGHNNPKIREKVTEVMQNGMSFGAPTALENELAELIIKNNRFVEKIRFTSSGTEAVMSAIRLARGFTGRDKIVKFEGCYHGHSDSLLVKAGSGLVTFGETSSAGVPKGFADETIVIPLNDKTAIEQAFAQFKDQIAAVIIEGVPANNGLIIQDEEYVHFLRQICTDNGSLLIFDEVITGFRVGFEGAAAHYGITPDILTYGKIIGGGLPVGMYGASAAIMAHVSPDGGVYQGGTLSGNPVAMAAGIATLTELNKSGFYKELNTKTQDFVASIQRFATARNYKFKVFSIGSIFWFAFTDKDKIQSADDIETSSMEKFKVMHRELLNRGIYLGPSGYEVGFVSSAHTKIELEKAKRAIFEALDLVFSA; the protein is encoded by the coding sequence ATGTTAGATTCATTAAAAAAAATGTTTAGCGGCAACGAGGCCGAAATTCCGGTAAATACAGGCTCAAAGCCTGATATTTCCAGGGTAAAATCTGCCGAGCTGTACGAAAAATCGAAAACTTATTTCCCCGGAGGCGTAAACTCTCCCGTTAGGGCGTTTAAGTCGGTTTACGGAACGCCACTTTTTATTCAAAAAGGTGACGGTTGCTACATTTGGGATGCCGATGGAAATCAATTTATCGACTTTTGCGGAAGTTGGGGGCCACTGATTTTAGGACACAACAATCCTAAAATTCGTGAAAAAGTTACCGAAGTAATGCAAAACGGGATGAGCTTTGGCGCACCAACAGCCCTGGAAAACGAACTGGCAGAATTAATTATCAAAAACAATCGTTTCGTAGAGAAAATTCGATTTACCAGCTCCGGTACAGAAGCGGTAATGTCGGCTATTCGCTTAGCCAGAGGTTTTACCGGCAGAGATAAAATCGTGAAGTTCGAAGGTTGCTATCACGGTCACAGCGATTCGTTGTTGGTTAAAGCCGGTTCAGGCCTGGTTACTTTTGGCGAAACTTCTTCGGCCGGTGTACCAAAGGGCTTTGCAGACGAAACTATTGTAATTCCGTTGAACGATAAAACGGCGATTGAGCAGGCTTTTGCCCAATTTAAAGATCAAATTGCTGCGGTAATTATCGAAGGTGTGCCGGCAAACAATGGTTTGATTATTCAGGATGAAGAATACGTTCATTTTTTACGTCAAATTTGTACCGATAACGGTTCGTTACTCATTTTTGATGAGGTAATTACCGGCTTCCGTGTAGGTTTTGAGGGCGCTGCCGCACATTACGGCATTACACCCGATATTTTAACCTATGGAAAAATCATCGGTGGAGGGTTACCAGTGGGCATGTACGGCGCATCGGCAGCGATTATGGCCCATGTTTCTCCCGATGGAGGCGTTTACCAAGGTGGCACTTTATCCGGCAATCCTGTAGCGATGGCCGCCGGAATTGCAACGCTAACCGAACTGAATAAATCGGGTTTCTATAAAGAACTGAATACAAAAACGCAGGATTTTGTGGCAAGCATCCAACGGTTTGCTACCGCTCGAAACTACAAGTTCAAAGTATTTTCAATCGGCTCTATCTTCTGGTTTGCGTTTACTGACAAAGACAAGATCCAATCGGCTGATGACATTGAGACCAGCAGCATGGAAAAATTCAAAGTAATGCACCGCGAATTGCTGAACAGGGGAATTTATTTAGGCCCATCAGGATATGAAGTAGGTTTTGTATCTTCAGCACATACAAAAATAGAACTGGAAAAAGCGAAAAGAGCAATTTTTGAGGCATTGGACTTGGTGTTTAGTGCGTAA
- a CDS encoding response regulator transcription factor, with protein MSQKLRILLVEDEDHLLDAIKLNLELEGYKVHAVKDGKTALKVFKEERFNLIVLDVMLPEMDGFQVCETIRLENAEVPIMFLTAKNTSEDRVLGLKKGADDYLVKPFNLEELILRVGILVKRSLKSDDLKELNSYKIGDKTIYFNSFELKHDDGTITPLTKKETMLLKLLIERKNEAVSREQILETVWNYDVYPSTRTIDNFILTFRKYFEPDQKNPVYFHSIRGVGYKFTDIH; from the coding sequence ATGTCACAAAAATTAAGAATTCTATTGGTTGAAGATGAGGATCACTTGTTGGATGCCATTAAATTAAACCTCGAACTTGAGGGTTATAAAGTTCACGCCGTTAAAGATGGCAAAACCGCTCTTAAAGTATTTAAGGAAGAACGCTTCAATTTAATTGTTTTAGATGTGATGCTGCCTGAAATGGATGGTTTTCAGGTTTGCGAAACCATTCGTTTAGAAAACGCTGAAGTGCCAATTATGTTTTTAACAGCAAAAAACACTTCTGAAGATCGTGTTTTAGGACTGAAAAAGGGTGCTGACGATTATTTGGTTAAGCCGTTCAATCTTGAAGAACTCATTCTTCGTGTAGGCATTTTGGTAAAACGCAGTTTAAAATCGGATGATTTAAAAGAATTAAACTCTTACAAAATCGGTGATAAAACGATCTATTTTAACTCATTTGAGTTGAAACACGACGATGGTACCATCACTCCGTTAACTAAAAAGGAAACCATGTTGTTAAAGCTTTTAATTGAGCGTAAAAACGAAGCGGTTTCCCGCGAACAAATTCTCGAAACGGTTTGGAACTATGATGTGTATCCATCGACAAGAACAATCGACAACTTTATCCTTACTTTCAGAAAATATTTCGAACCAGATCAAAAAAATCCGGTTTACTTTCACTCCATCCGCGGTGTAGGTTACAAATTTACTGATATTCATTAA
- a CDS encoding sensor histidine kinase — translation MKKSIIIFYALLLYALIQLISWGTLVVRLQPSRMTMIMGEGSVFLFLLCIGGYFLHQSLKREDKLKEQQQNFLMSITHELKSPLAAIKLSIQTIVKRDLDKARQVSLLSNSLKDIERLDDLVENMLLATKIENRSYTFPKEEFNFSELVYKITDRLQVHSCGNEQLINAQIQPNLQLVGDKFALSSVVTNLIENAVKYSSPCDEINVLLNKVEGNIRLSVIDKGPGISDAEKMLIFDKFYRVGNENVRKAKGTGLGLFIVKEVLQYHDADITVKDNLPQGSIFEVTFS, via the coding sequence ATGAAGAAATCCATTATTATATTTTACGCATTATTACTCTATGCCTTGATACAGCTCATCTCGTGGGGTACTTTGGTGGTGCGTTTGCAGCCCAGCCGCATGACGATGATTATGGGCGAGGGTTCGGTATTCTTGTTTCTGCTCTGCATTGGCGGTTATTTTTTACATCAATCGCTAAAAAGGGAAGACAAACTCAAAGAACAACAGCAAAATTTCTTAATGTCGATAACGCACGAGTTGAAATCGCCCCTGGCTGCAATAAAACTTTCTATCCAAACCATTGTTAAAAGAGATTTAGATAAAGCCCGTCAGGTTTCATTATTGAGTAATTCGTTAAAAGATATCGAGCGATTGGATGATTTGGTTGAGAACATGCTCCTGGCGACGAAAATCGAAAACCGTTCTTACACCTTTCCAAAAGAGGAGTTTAATTTTTCCGAACTGGTTTATAAGATCACCGATCGGTTACAAGTTCACTCTTGTGGCAACGAACAGCTCATCAATGCTCAAATTCAGCCAAATTTGCAGTTAGTGGGTGACAAATTTGCCTTATCGTCAGTCGTTACCAATTTGATTGAGAATGCGGTAAAGTATTCAAGCCCTTGCGACGAAATAAATGTGCTTTTAAATAAGGTGGAGGGAAATATTCGATTAAGTGTAATAGATAAGGGGCCGGGCATTTCAGATGCCGAAAAAATGTTGATATTTGATAAGTTTTATCGTGTTGGTAATGAGAATGTCAGAAAAGCGAAAGGAACAGGTTTAGGCTTGTTTATTGTGAAAGAGGTATTACAATACCATGATGCAGATATTACAGTAAAAGACAATTTGCCTCAGGGAAGTATTTTTGAAGTAACATTTAGTTAA
- a CDS encoding CopD family protein translates to MIEALLPYYRYFLAVHIVFVISWMAGLFYILSLFIYHTEANEKPEPEKGVLLKQFVKMESTLWKIICFPAMVITVLAGASMLTLNPALLQADWMQVKLGFVIGLLIYHFICQNIVKQLKNNRFKLSSFQLRLWRELATIFMIAIVFVVILKSAINWIYGLIGIMGVAMAIMIAVKLYKNYRLRK, encoded by the coding sequence ATGATCGAAGCCCTATTGCCCTATTATCGATATTTCCTTGCCGTACACATTGTGTTTGTGATTAGCTGGATGGCCGGTTTATTTTATATTTTAAGCTTGTTCATTTACCACACCGAGGCCAATGAGAAGCCTGAGCCAGAAAAAGGAGTTCTCTTAAAGCAGTTTGTTAAAATGGAGTCCACTTTATGGAAAATCATTTGCTTCCCAGCGATGGTTATTACCGTTTTGGCAGGCGCATCTATGTTGACTTTAAACCCTGCGCTACTTCAAGCCGATTGGATGCAGGTAAAGCTTGGTTTCGTAATCGGGCTGCTTATTTACCATTTCATTTGCCAAAACATTGTTAAGCAACTTAAAAACAATCGTTTCAAGTTAAGCAGCTTTCAACTTCGGCTGTGGCGAGAGCTTGCCACTATTTTTATGATCGCAATTGTTTTTGTTGTAATTCTTAAAAGCGCCATCAATTGGATTTACGGCTTAATCGGCATTATGGGCGTCGCAATGGCGATTATGATCGCTGTGAAACTGTACAAGAATTATCGGTTGAGAAAGTAA
- the hemB gene encoding porphobilinogen synthase: MLHRPRRLRKNPLVREMVAETRLSKDMFVYPYFVVPGNNVTHAIDAMPGVNHYSVDTLVKDVEAGLQKGLNKIMLFGVGDEKSADAKSAYHDHSLVPTAVRELKKQFGEDLYVITDVCVCSYTTHGHCGIMENDYVQNDKTVDVIAKMALAHAQAGADMFAPSDMMDGRIEAMRNLLDQNGFVNAAIMSHATKFASAYYGPFREAADCAPSKGDRKAYQMDFRNPLEALREAQLDEQEGADVLMVKPGLAYLDIIQRLKQDTNLPIAVYNVSGEYAMVKAAAERGWIDEQKVVMETMHAFARAGASIITTYHIKDILNKNWI, encoded by the coding sequence ATGTTACATCGTCCGAGAAGATTAAGGAAGAACCCGTTGGTAAGGGAGATGGTAGCCGAAACCCGACTATCGAAAGATATGTTTGTATACCCGTATTTTGTGGTGCCAGGAAACAATGTTACACATGCCATTGATGCGATGCCAGGTGTAAACCATTATTCGGTTGATACACTGGTGAAAGATGTAGAAGCCGGGTTACAAAAGGGCTTAAACAAGATTATGCTTTTTGGGGTTGGCGACGAGAAATCGGCCGACGCAAAATCTGCCTATCACGATCATTCGTTAGTACCAACCGCGGTTCGCGAATTAAAGAAGCAATTCGGCGAAGATTTGTATGTAATTACCGATGTTTGCGTTTGTTCGTACACCACCCATGGCCATTGCGGTATTATGGAGAACGATTATGTTCAGAATGATAAAACGGTAGATGTAATTGCCAAAATGGCTTTAGCGCACGCACAAGCCGGAGCCGATATGTTTGCCCCATCAGATATGATGGACGGAAGAATTGAGGCCATGCGCAATTTATTGGATCAGAACGGTTTTGTAAATGCCGCCATTATGAGTCATGCTACCAAATTTGCCTCCGCATATTATGGGCCATTTAGAGAGGCTGCAGATTGTGCGCCGAGCAAAGGCGACAGAAAGGCTTACCAAATGGATTTCAGAAACCCGTTGGAAGCATTGCGTGAAGCGCAATTGGATGAGCAGGAGGGCGCCGATGTATTGATGGTAAAGCCCGGCCTGGCCTATCTCGATATTATTCAACGGTTAAAACAAGATACCAATTTACCCATCGCCGTTTACAATGTATCGGGCGAGTATGCAATGGTTAAAGCAGCCGCCGAGCGTGGCTGGATAGATGAACAAAAAGTAGTAATGGAAACTATGCATGCCTTTGCACGAGCAGGTGCAAGCATTATAACCACTTATCATATTAAAGATATTTTAAATAAAAACTGGATTTAA
- the hemA gene encoding glutamyl-tRNA reductase, producing the protein MEYLKVIAFTHHHIDLKSLGKLVICDQSLDSRLKNIQTELPVSEIFYIGTCNRVEFVFLTKEKTDKEFVTRFLTVLDMGLPPEFMERFLDTVTVYENEEAFNHLLRTSCSLESLVVGEKEILAQIRKAYENSRDAGFTGDYMRMIMDRVVKTAKEVYTHTNISKNPVSVVSLAYRKLKELNMCGNSRILIIGAGETNQNIAKYLNKHKYSNFSIFNRTLSKAESLAEELNGKAYNLAELENFTAGFDVIITCTGSTEPIITEALYAKLLNGDTGKKVIVDLAIPNDVAPAVVHNNLVHYIEVESLKEVARKNIQERYNELVHAEDIISNNITEFFTVLKQRRIELAMQEVPRKIKEIKNTALNGVFADEISQMDEASREVLERVMNYMEKKCISVPMIMAKEILVKQS; encoded by the coding sequence TTGGAATATTTAAAAGTAATAGCTTTTACGCATCACCACATCGACCTGAAATCTTTAGGGAAATTAGTTATTTGTGATCAGAGTTTAGATAGCAGGTTGAAGAATATTCAAACGGAACTTCCCGTTAGTGAAATTTTTTACATCGGCACCTGTAATCGCGTAGAGTTTGTTTTTCTTACCAAAGAGAAAACCGATAAGGAATTTGTAACCAGATTTCTCACCGTTTTAGATATGGGCTTGCCTCCTGAGTTTATGGAGCGTTTTCTCGACACTGTTACCGTTTACGAAAACGAAGAAGCATTTAATCATTTATTAAGAACTTCCTGCTCGTTAGAGAGCCTGGTAGTTGGCGAGAAAGAAATCCTTGCTCAAATCCGCAAAGCCTACGAAAATAGTCGCGATGCTGGTTTCACCGGCGATTACATGCGCATGATTATGGACAGGGTGGTAAAAACTGCGAAAGAGGTTTATACACACACCAATATTTCCAAAAATCCTGTTTCAGTTGTTTCCTTGGCGTACCGTAAGCTAAAGGAGCTAAATATGTGTGGCAACTCACGCATTTTGATTATCGGCGCTGGCGAAACCAACCAAAATATTGCAAAATATCTTAACAAACATAAATACTCCAATTTCTCGATCTTTAACCGCACGCTTTCAAAGGCCGAATCGTTAGCCGAAGAGTTAAATGGCAAAGCCTACAACTTAGCCGAGCTCGAGAACTTTACTGCCGGATTTGATGTAATTATTACCTGCACCGGATCTACCGAGCCCATTATTACCGAAGCGCTATATGCTAAATTGCTCAACGGCGATACAGGCAAAAAAGTAATTGTTGATTTGGCCATTCCTAATGATGTTGCGCCTGCTGTTGTGCACAACAACCTGGTGCACTACATTGAGGTAGAATCGTTAAAAGAAGTGGCTCGCAAAAACATTCAGGAGCGTTATAACGAGCTTGTACACGCCGAAGACATCATTAGCAACAACATTACCGAGTTTTTTACCGTGTTAAAACAACGCCGCATTGAGCTCGCCATGCAGGAAGTTCCACGCAAAATCAAGGAAATCAAAAACACGGCCTTAAATGGCGTATTCGCCGACGAAATTAGCCAGATGGATGAAGCCTCTCGCGAAGTTTTAGAACGGGTGATGAACTACATGGAGAAGAAATGCATCAGCGTTCCCATGATTATGGCCAAAGAAATTCTGGTTAAACAATCTTAG
- a CDS encoding alpha/beta hydrolase family protein → MISQNDFSLHGSDGKLIVGDITFDDKNPSTPIVLFIHGFKGFKDWGAHNLVARYFAANGFRYIKFNLSHSGVPADDPKDVTDMETFANNTVSKELFDVNAVLNFIEKAYGKETPVNIIGHSRGGGLAIIAAANDLRVNKLITWSAISSFDSLWKKEQEAEWKKNGTIFVTNARTKEQMPLNVSLLEDLEENTETLNILGSAKRINIPWLIVQGDDDVNVPFENAQKLADANANSRLVKIEGANHVYGATHPYDNETLPPLLFKVCEKCLTFLGE, encoded by the coding sequence ATGATTTCACAAAATGATTTTAGCCTTCACGGTTCGGATGGAAAATTAATTGTCGGCGACATTACTTTTGATGATAAGAACCCGAGTACGCCGATTGTGCTTTTTATACATGGCTTTAAGGGCTTTAAAGACTGGGGCGCACATAACCTTGTGGCCCGCTATTTTGCTGCGAACGGTTTTCGGTATATAAAATTTAATTTATCGCATTCGGGCGTGCCGGCAGATGATCCTAAAGATGTTACCGACATGGAAACATTCGCAAATAATACGGTGTCTAAAGAACTTTTCGATGTGAATGCGGTACTGAATTTTATCGAAAAAGCTTATGGTAAAGAAACTCCGGTCAACATCATTGGTCATAGCCGTGGCGGTGGCCTGGCGATTATAGCGGCGGCCAACGATTTGCGGGTTAATAAGCTGATTACGTGGAGCGCTATCTCGAGTTTTGATAGCCTTTGGAAAAAAGAACAGGAAGCGGAGTGGAAAAAGAATGGGACTATATTTGTTACCAATGCCCGAACAAAGGAGCAAATGCCGCTGAATGTTTCATTGCTTGAAGATTTGGAAGAAAATACAGAAACGCTAAATATTTTGGGGTCTGCTAAGCGCATTAATATTCCCTGGTTAATTGTTCAGGGCGATGACGATGTGAACGTACCTTTTGAGAATGCGCAAAAGCTGGCGGATGCGAATGCCAACAGTAGGTTGGTAAAAATTGAAGGTGCAAATCATGTTTATGGCGCAACTCATCCGTATGATAACGAAACGTTACCGCCGCTGCTTTTTAAGGTTTGCGAAAAATGTTTAACCTTTTTGGGAGAATAG